One window from the genome of Rhodopirellula halodulae encodes:
- a CDS encoding O-antigen ligase family protein produces MATVETVTRKRTSNTTTQNSAVNASPLFENLRLGVPWVLLSACAVWVCHHPSDSTDVEQGGALGWCLTTIVVCSLVHWIGAFAGTSGPVAASREIGTRPRAVSVAGLLLVGLVAWVGLAAWQQRYVAVPALGDAALSVFGGDWRAASNEWWVWVTGGVWCWTLVGCLRKRDDAGSLSVWWMGCLGLVVAGGALMAAHSLHQVYVSLPQTLREYQADPDRVLAAVGIHAPEGSNARMIFENRLRDGGPTATFALANTLAGFLCVAWVLVWASLLRSLPQAFPSLANRLGWKNAEAKSSGDGPSFNTDRGSAPAVDSIWSRWHWIGLLLVSAILFWGLWKTQSRAGMLSAWIIGALLLVDQFARGSLRRRWVTGVALAVTVAIVSLPIWTPFLVGSNVLQKLPESVRFRYQYWEATSRMLGESPWLGAGPGNYQMAYHRFRVPESHEIVADPHHFLVETFGAAGWPAGALLVLLLLVLLWRWWNGDRPNHLGSVVPHAVEGKGITPRWFIPLGAGLGWLAVWVFGVQLGVLPDFDAQLIAFPVACFVGWLWWFPMTRSGVFGSADEVARLAAFAGMAGLIHLSFSGGWTVPGMAIVLWLLAAIVWVASGETLGGNRESSESAIDKSGSTTLLRWGTPAVMSLLAAMMWWTAYEPVAKTRELMTLAQVQLRRGSIPAAMGLCEEAMSADPFAFDPAMFRLHVQQQQFLRSAASAGGRPMSIARSVGGDGSSTDDALTEAVKRAGNDPAKLQAIGEMVLHRFQVAGDQTDLHRAAEIYRRCHQLSPTHQGMAAQLAVIEEARGDSAEEARRLAELAVELSKAGGVVTRQLDLQTVLLVEPLGRTAIAEPKVKSADEAMRALLSD; encoded by the coding sequence GTGGCGACGGTCGAAACCGTGACTCGCAAACGAACGTCGAACACAACCACGCAAAACTCGGCGGTGAACGCATCGCCTTTGTTTGAAAATCTGCGGTTGGGTGTTCCGTGGGTGCTGCTGTCGGCTTGTGCCGTGTGGGTGTGCCACCATCCATCGGATTCAACCGACGTGGAACAAGGCGGCGCGCTGGGATGGTGCTTGACGACGATCGTGGTTTGTTCACTCGTCCACTGGATCGGGGCCTTTGCCGGCACATCCGGTCCGGTTGCTGCTTCTCGTGAAATCGGAACGAGGCCGCGGGCTGTCAGCGTTGCGGGGCTCTTGTTGGTCGGTTTGGTTGCTTGGGTGGGGCTCGCAGCTTGGCAGCAAAGGTATGTTGCGGTACCAGCGTTGGGCGACGCGGCTTTGTCCGTCTTTGGGGGTGATTGGCGGGCGGCCAGCAACGAATGGTGGGTGTGGGTGACCGGCGGCGTTTGGTGCTGGACTCTGGTGGGCTGTCTTCGCAAGCGGGATGATGCGGGATCGCTTTCGGTTTGGTGGATGGGATGCTTGGGGTTGGTGGTCGCAGGAGGGGCACTGATGGCGGCTCATTCCCTGCATCAAGTGTATGTTTCACTTCCGCAAACCTTGAGGGAGTATCAAGCGGATCCTGATCGCGTCTTGGCCGCCGTGGGCATCCACGCACCAGAAGGCAGCAACGCGAGAATGATCTTCGAGAATCGGTTGCGAGACGGTGGACCGACCGCCACGTTTGCATTGGCGAACACGTTGGCAGGGTTTTTGTGCGTGGCCTGGGTGTTGGTTTGGGCCAGTTTGCTGCGTAGTTTGCCGCAGGCATTTCCCTCGCTAGCGAATCGGCTGGGGTGGAAGAATGCGGAAGCGAAGTCGAGTGGCGATGGTCCTTCGTTCAATACCGATCGCGGGAGTGCGCCGGCCGTGGATTCGATTTGGTCGCGCTGGCACTGGATTGGGTTGCTGCTCGTTTCGGCGATTCTGTTTTGGGGGCTTTGGAAAACACAAAGTCGCGCCGGCATGCTTTCGGCATGGATTATCGGTGCCTTGTTGTTGGTCGATCAATTTGCAAGAGGCAGCTTAAGGCGTCGTTGGGTGACGGGGGTGGCGTTGGCGGTGACGGTGGCGATTGTCTCGCTTCCGATCTGGACGCCGTTCTTGGTCGGAAGCAATGTGCTGCAGAAGTTGCCCGAATCGGTGCGATTTCGATATCAGTACTGGGAAGCAACTTCTCGGATGTTGGGCGAGTCACCGTGGTTGGGTGCGGGGCCGGGCAACTATCAAATGGCCTATCACCGTTTCCGCGTGCCGGAGTCGCACGAGATCGTCGCGGACCCACACCATTTCTTGGTCGAGACCTTTGGCGCGGCTGGATGGCCGGCGGGTGCGTTGTTGGTGTTGCTGCTATTGGTGCTGCTGTGGCGGTGGTGGAATGGAGATCGGCCAAATCATTTGGGTTCGGTCGTACCTCATGCGGTTGAAGGTAAAGGGATCACGCCGCGATGGTTCATTCCTTTGGGTGCTGGGCTGGGGTGGTTGGCAGTTTGGGTGTTCGGTGTCCAGTTGGGTGTGTTGCCGGACTTTGACGCGCAGTTGATTGCGTTTCCGGTGGCTTGTTTCGTGGGATGGCTGTGGTGGTTCCCCATGACGCGTTCTGGCGTCTTCGGTTCGGCGGATGAGGTCGCTCGGTTGGCGGCGTTTGCCGGGATGGCGGGGCTGATTCATCTCAGCTTTTCCGGCGGTTGGACGGTCCCGGGGATGGCAATCGTTCTTTGGTTGTTGGCCGCGATTGTCTGGGTGGCTTCGGGTGAAACGCTCGGTGGCAATCGTGAGTCATCCGAATCGGCAATCGACAAGAGTGGTTCAACTACGTTGCTGCGTTGGGGCACGCCAGCAGTGATGTCGCTGTTGGCCGCGATGATGTGGTGGACAGCTTACGAACCGGTGGCGAAGACTCGGGAGCTGATGACATTGGCTCAGGTTCAATTGCGGCGGGGAAGCATTCCGGCGGCGATGGGACTGTGCGAAGAAGCCATGTCAGCAGACCCGTTTGCATTCGATCCGGCGATGTTTCGACTGCATGTCCAGCAACAGCAATTCCTGCGATCGGCAGCGTCGGCCGGCGGACGGCCGATGAGTATTGCGAGGAGTGTTGGTGGCGACGGTTCATCAACAGACGATGCGTTGACCGAAGCCGTGAAGCGAGCGGGCAATGACCCGGCCAAGTTGCAAGCGATCGGCGAAATGGTGCTGCATCGATTCCAGGTCGCGGGCGACCAGACGGATTTGCATCGAGCGGCGGAGATCTATCGGCGATGTCATCAACTCAGTCCGACGCATCAGGGCATGGCGGCTCAGTTGGCGGTCATTGAGGAGGCTCGCGGCGATTCCGCAGAGGAAGCACGACGGTTGGCCGAGTTGGCGGTGGAATTGTCCAAGGCCGGGGGTGTCGTCACACGCCAATTGGATCTTCAAACTGTTTTGCTGGTGGAGCCACTGGGACGGACCGCGATTGCTGAACCCAAGGTGAAATCTGCCGATGAGGCGATGCGAGCCCTGCTCTCGGATTGA
- a CDS encoding DUF1573 domain-containing protein, which translates to MKTLVACLVFASIGAAIAYQINEKNYGKYEASFGPIDYEGETTAETAMASLQEQWTDNLPKVELPDGNEYDFGIMQPEEKGEHSFVVKNVGEAPLTLKIGASTCKCTVGTLENESLAPGEQTEVKLAWTVKTNESTFGQSAELRTNDPSQVAIRFEITGKVVRQVQLVPETLTFKEVASGEPIDLEMKVYSYIEDEIVIGQPRFSSDQMNELAEFSVEPFEVSEDDIEHAEAVQAFKVTASIAPGLEQGPVSQNLILPFTQDGEEPVDISDDDEKSNEKSIVAAVTGRIVGVLGMLESTKLKGVTGGGYMYDFGKITEPGQQTAKAFVVLKGSEQENTTLSIGEVTPAGVVEAKLNDPIQNGSTSLYRLEFSLNPGDEKIDRLGMSREDYGLITIVSDNPNVPSMKLRLKFSLPAR; encoded by the coding sequence ATGAAAACGCTCGTTGCCTGTTTGGTGTTCGCCAGCATTGGTGCCGCCATCGCTTACCAGATCAATGAAAAGAACTACGGGAAGTACGAGGCGAGTTTCGGACCGATCGATTACGAAGGCGAAACCACGGCAGAAACCGCGATGGCGTCGCTCCAGGAGCAATGGACCGACAACCTGCCCAAAGTCGAACTTCCCGACGGCAATGAATATGACTTCGGAATCATGCAGCCGGAGGAAAAGGGCGAGCATTCCTTCGTGGTCAAGAACGTCGGGGAAGCCCCACTGACGCTGAAGATTGGTGCTTCCACCTGTAAATGCACCGTGGGGACGCTTGAAAACGAGAGTCTGGCACCGGGCGAGCAAACGGAGGTCAAACTCGCTTGGACCGTAAAAACCAACGAATCGACGTTTGGTCAGTCCGCCGAGCTGCGTACCAACGATCCCTCGCAGGTGGCCATCCGCTTCGAAATCACCGGCAAGGTCGTGCGTCAGGTCCAATTGGTTCCTGAAACATTGACTTTCAAAGAAGTCGCCTCGGGTGAGCCGATTGATTTGGAGATGAAGGTGTACAGCTACATCGAGGACGAGATCGTGATTGGTCAGCCTCGATTCAGCAGCGATCAAATGAACGAGTTGGCGGAGTTCAGTGTCGAGCCGTTTGAGGTCAGCGAAGACGACATCGAACACGCCGAAGCCGTTCAGGCCTTCAAGGTCACGGCGTCCATCGCACCTGGGTTGGAACAAGGCCCGGTTAGCCAAAACTTGATCCTGCCGTTCACGCAAGACGGCGAAGAACCAGTCGACATCAGCGACGACGATGAGAAGAGCAACGAAAAGAGTATCGTCGCGGCAGTGACCGGGCGAATCGTGGGTGTGCTGGGGATGCTGGAGAGCACCAAGTTAAAGGGTGTGACCGGAGGCGGTTACATGTACGACTTCGGCAAGATCACCGAACCAGGCCAACAAACGGCGAAGGCATTTGTGGTGCTCAAGGGTTCCGAACAAGAAAACACCACTCTGTCGATCGGTGAGGTGACTCCGGCCGGGGTGGTCGAAGCCAAGTTGAATGACCCTATTCAAAATGGATCGACGTCGCTGTATCGCCTTGAGTTTTCGCTGAACCCCGGTGATGAAAAAATCGATCGTTTGGGGATGAGCCGAGAAGACTATGGTTTGATCACCATTGTGTCCGATAACCCCAACGTACCTTCGATGAAATTACGCCTGAAATTTTCACTGCCGGCGCGTTAA
- a CDS encoding multiheme c-type cytochrome has translation MKASRTRLCSLLPTIASPISEAGRRSRWALTASLLGLSTLAWTGCSPPSPIANVPRDVVEDSTVIESLSPPDLVSVKPVGADAEADYQGHVTLPESDWRFARDQPMASVTSSTLASAGRSSELPTQSVPSDQELYWTLQSAAGTKPKKAASESPSDDSAKKTAAKKPVGQFDGEVDWSQIDLSEDASTEKSASDLGKVELVPTPVAQKEIEAEIVPTPLGMPENHPSKAAMAKSAGGPVASIAGRATNERQPDAAPTDLDLSLPENIVAKRPVNEASDSTGSPSTELDLRAASDVNLQLTAPDSPIIQGLVDAETVAGGTSEPEDYDEWPKPALTLFVTGQQHGYIEPCGCTGLENQKGGVARRMTFLKQLREKGWEMAPIDAGNLVRRYGRQSEIKFHRSLEALRTMGYVSVGLGPDDVRLSVNELILEASPGDPDEAIYVSANVIPFDRSLMPTHRVIEKGGMKLAVTTVLDPDSLETKLSDDIQMTAPIDSAKEALAEIQKQNPDYTVLTFYGDEKTAHELVRAVPGFDLVVIAGGYGEPTYQPQTIEGSQTKAILTGDKGMYAGLVGLYPDGPIRYARVPLTHEFEDAPEMRELMKDYQFQLRDLGLENLGLKPIQHPSGDKFVGAKVCGECHTTAYDIWEGSAHFEATEHLVNPGERGDVPRHFDPECISCHVTGWNPQGYYPYVSGYLDLEASAHLHGNGCENCHGPGAAHTAAEREDSGVSEAEKKRLREAMQLPLEEARESCMQCHDLDNSPDFHVDGAFNDYWAEIEHYGVD, from the coding sequence ATGAAAGCGTCTCGCACCCGTCTTTGCAGTCTTCTTCCCACGATCGCTTCGCCAATCAGCGAGGCGGGTCGGCGATCTCGATGGGCGTTGACCGCGTCTTTGTTGGGGTTGTCGACGCTGGCATGGACGGGTTGTTCGCCGCCTTCGCCCATTGCAAACGTGCCGCGTGATGTGGTTGAGGACTCGACCGTGATCGAATCCTTGTCGCCACCCGATTTGGTGTCTGTGAAACCGGTGGGTGCCGATGCGGAAGCGGACTATCAAGGGCACGTGACGTTACCGGAATCGGATTGGCGATTCGCTCGCGATCAACCGATGGCGTCGGTCACTTCCAGCACGTTGGCGTCCGCCGGTCGTTCCTCGGAATTGCCGACCCAATCGGTGCCATCGGATCAGGAACTGTATTGGACATTGCAATCCGCGGCGGGAACCAAGCCAAAGAAAGCGGCATCGGAATCGCCGTCTGACGACTCGGCCAAGAAGACCGCTGCGAAGAAACCCGTCGGGCAATTCGATGGCGAGGTGGACTGGAGCCAAATCGATCTGAGCGAGGATGCTTCCACCGAGAAATCTGCATCGGATTTGGGCAAGGTGGAATTGGTTCCCACGCCGGTTGCGCAAAAAGAGATCGAAGCCGAGATCGTTCCGACGCCTTTGGGCATGCCGGAGAATCATCCTTCCAAGGCGGCGATGGCCAAGTCCGCTGGCGGGCCAGTTGCCAGTATCGCGGGGCGGGCCACGAACGAGCGACAGCCCGATGCCGCGCCGACGGATCTTGATTTGTCGTTGCCTGAAAACATCGTTGCCAAGCGTCCGGTCAACGAGGCTTCGGACTCCACCGGATCTCCGTCGACCGAGTTGGATTTGCGAGCAGCGTCCGATGTTAATTTGCAACTGACCGCTCCCGATTCGCCCATCATCCAAGGGTTGGTGGATGCTGAGACCGTGGCGGGTGGAACCAGCGAACCAGAAGACTACGACGAGTGGCCGAAACCCGCATTGACGTTGTTCGTCACCGGGCAGCAGCACGGCTACATCGAGCCCTGCGGTTGCACCGGACTGGAAAATCAAAAGGGCGGCGTGGCTCGCCGCATGACGTTCCTGAAACAGTTGCGTGAGAAAGGTTGGGAGATGGCTCCCATCGACGCGGGCAACTTGGTGCGGCGTTACGGTCGCCAATCGGAAATCAAATTTCACCGATCGTTGGAAGCTCTTCGGACGATGGGTTATGTCTCCGTCGGCTTGGGCCCGGACGATGTGCGGCTCAGCGTGAATGAATTGATTTTGGAAGCTTCGCCAGGAGACCCGGACGAGGCCATTTACGTGTCGGCGAATGTTATTCCGTTTGATCGGTCACTGATGCCGACTCACCGCGTTATCGAAAAAGGTGGGATGAAGTTGGCGGTGACGACCGTCTTGGATCCCGATTCGCTCGAAACAAAATTGAGCGATGACATTCAAATGACGGCTCCGATTGATTCGGCCAAAGAAGCGTTGGCGGAGATTCAGAAGCAAAACCCCGATTACACCGTGTTGACGTTTTATGGCGACGAGAAAACGGCTCACGAATTGGTGCGTGCGGTTCCCGGATTCGATTTGGTTGTGATCGCGGGTGGCTACGGCGAACCCACTTACCAGCCTCAAACGATCGAAGGTTCACAAACCAAAGCGATCCTGACAGGTGACAAAGGCATGTACGCCGGATTGGTCGGTCTCTATCCCGACGGTCCCATTCGTTACGCGCGAGTGCCGCTGACACATGAGTTTGAAGACGCTCCCGAGATGCGTGAGCTGATGAAAGACTATCAATTCCAACTTCGCGATCTGGGGCTGGAAAACTTGGGATTGAAACCAATTCAGCATCCCTCCGGTGACAAGTTCGTCGGTGCCAAAGTCTGTGGTGAGTGTCACACAACGGCTTATGACATTTGGGAGGGTTCGGCCCACTTCGAAGCCACGGAGCACTTGGTCAACCCGGGCGAACGCGGCGATGTGCCTCGCCATTTCGATCCCGAGTGCATTTCGTGTCACGTCACCGGTTGGAACCCGCAAGGCTACTATCCCTACGTCTCCGGCTACTTGGATCTCGAGGCCAGTGCTCACTTGCACGGCAACGGCTGTGAGAATTGTCACGGACCAGGTGCGGCTCATACCGCGGCCGAACGAGAAGACAGCGGAGTCAGCGAGGCTGAAAAGAAACGCCTTCGCGAAGCGATGCAATTGCCGCTGGAGGAGGCTCGCGAGTCATGCATGCAGTGCCATGACCTCGACAACAGTCCTGATTTCCACGTTGACGGCGCGTTCAATGACTATTGGGCCGAGATCGAACACTACGGCGTCGACTGA
- a CDS encoding ABC transporter ATP-binding protein → MHSSNDLLLEARGIRKSYHKDKIELPILRGVDVGFVAGELTALVGRSGSGKSTLMHLLATLDHPDSGEVWFDGNRIDNQSRAKRDQYRNSQIGIIFQFYHLLPELSAIENVLAPAMIRRSVLGYLRDRKQLRLRAEAMLDRVGLLNRSHHQPSEMSGGEMQRVAIARSLMSNPKMLLADEPTGNLDTETGATILRLLRELNQEDDLTIVMITHDDAIAETADRCYRMCDGLLESNNAVVSSGQSGIKQGSTKLATAAA, encoded by the coding sequence ATGCATTCCTCGAACGACCTGTTGCTGGAAGCCCGCGGGATTCGCAAGAGCTACCACAAGGACAAGATCGAACTGCCGATCTTGCGAGGCGTTGATGTTGGTTTTGTTGCGGGCGAACTGACCGCGTTGGTGGGACGAAGCGGGAGTGGCAAGAGCACCTTGATGCACTTGCTCGCGACGCTTGACCACCCCGACTCGGGCGAAGTTTGGTTTGACGGAAATCGCATCGACAACCAAAGCCGAGCCAAACGCGACCAGTATCGCAACTCACAGATCGGCATCATCTTTCAGTTCTATCACTTGTTGCCGGAACTCAGCGCCATTGAGAACGTGTTGGCCCCGGCCATGATTCGTCGCAGCGTGCTCGGCTACTTGCGAGACCGAAAGCAACTTCGACTTCGTGCCGAAGCGATGCTCGACCGAGTGGGATTGCTCAACCGCAGCCACCACCAACCGTCGGAAATGTCCGGCGGTGAAATGCAACGCGTCGCGATTGCCCGTTCGTTGATGTCCAACCCAAAGATGTTGCTGGCGGACGAACCCACCGGCAACTTGGACACCGAAACGGGAGCGACAATCCTTCGCTTGCTTCGCGAACTGAATCAAGAAGACGATTTAACGATCGTGATGATCACCCACGACGACGCCATCGCGGAAACGGCCGACCGCTGCTATCGAATGTGCGACGGCTTGCTCGAGAGCAACAACGCCGTCGTCTCCAGCGGTCAATCTGGGATCAAACAAGGTTCGACGAAGTTGGCAACCGCCGCGGCTTGA
- a CDS encoding ABC transporter permease, translating to MYRLLLCFRYLRTRYIALASIISVTLGVATLIVVNSVMAGFSAEMHERLHGLASDIVIECHASGGMPDPEAHLEEINRIAGDQIEGSSVSVHVPSMLGIDFNGQLITHHVNLVGIDSKTYDNVSQFGRYLLHPQNKTAVSFDLREEGYDEARPGFPAAGWEYRRGRARMEKAWEAEQERIRQMSREAARLASGQPPRANTDNQLIETSGLNGQESSSDGSANAEPSFGGPSIGFDGPTLGTVLPDGLRAEGAGAEPVEFDPENEQYPGIILGISTCSNKTRDAEGNVVDHYYCRPGDDIRMMFPNASDNPKVVNQKFTVVDLYESGMSEYDSTFAFVRLDQLQDFRGMIDPISGTTSVTTIQLKLVEGADLNAVRDALRRRFPPDTYAYSIQTWRDMQGPLLAAVRLETTILNILLFLIIAVAGFGILATFFMIVVEKTRDIGTLKALGASGSGVMSIFLSYGLLLGIVGSGVGLIGGIAFVRNINEIASVIEKITGQEVFDPTVYYFTEIPTILNPFTLAWVMAGAVAIATTASVLPALRAARMHPVAALRFE from the coding sequence ATGTACCGACTGCTGCTCTGTTTCCGCTACTTGCGAACGCGTTACATCGCGTTGGCTTCGATCATCAGCGTGACGCTGGGTGTGGCGACGTTGATCGTCGTCAACAGCGTGATGGCGGGTTTCTCTGCCGAGATGCACGAACGACTGCACGGATTGGCGTCGGACATCGTCATCGAATGCCACGCGTCCGGCGGCATGCCCGATCCGGAAGCTCACCTGGAAGAAATCAACCGAATTGCGGGCGACCAGATCGAAGGTTCCTCCGTCAGCGTTCACGTCCCCAGCATGCTGGGAATCGACTTCAACGGCCAACTGATCACGCATCATGTGAACTTGGTAGGAATCGATTCGAAGACCTATGACAACGTCAGCCAATTTGGCCGCTATCTGCTGCACCCCCAAAACAAAACCGCCGTCTCGTTCGATCTGCGAGAAGAAGGCTACGACGAAGCCCGCCCAGGATTCCCCGCCGCCGGTTGGGAATACCGCCGCGGACGTGCTCGGATGGAAAAGGCCTGGGAAGCCGAACAGGAACGCATTCGCCAAATGAGCCGCGAAGCCGCTCGACTCGCCAGCGGTCAACCACCACGAGCCAACACCGACAATCAACTGATCGAAACAAGCGGTCTGAACGGTCAAGAGTCGTCCAGTGACGGATCAGCCAATGCAGAGCCCAGCTTCGGTGGACCGAGCATTGGATTCGATGGTCCCACGTTGGGGACCGTGCTTCCCGATGGCCTTCGTGCCGAGGGAGCCGGCGCGGAACCCGTTGAGTTCGATCCCGAGAATGAGCAATACCCCGGGATCATCCTCGGCATCAGCACCTGCAGCAACAAGACCCGCGATGCGGAAGGCAACGTCGTGGATCACTATTACTGTCGACCCGGCGATGACATTCGAATGATGTTCCCGAATGCGTCGGACAACCCGAAGGTCGTCAACCAAAAGTTCACCGTCGTGGATTTGTATGAATCCGGCATGAGCGAATACGACAGCACCTTCGCCTTTGTCCGCCTGGATCAATTGCAAGATTTCCGAGGCATGATCGATCCGATTTCCGGAACGACCAGTGTCACCACCATCCAGCTCAAGCTCGTCGAAGGAGCGGACCTGAACGCGGTTCGCGATGCACTGCGTCGTCGCTTTCCGCCCGACACCTACGCCTACAGTATTCAAACTTGGCGAGACATGCAGGGGCCGCTGCTCGCTGCTGTTCGACTGGAAACCACCATCCTGAACATCCTGCTGTTCTTGATCATCGCTGTCGCCGGTTTTGGCATCTTGGCCACGTTCTTCATGATCGTCGTTGAGAAAACCCGTGACATCGGAACGTTGAAAGCACTGGGTGCCAGCGGCAGCGGCGTGATGAGCATCTTCCTCAGCTACGGTCTGTTGCTGGGCATCGTTGGCAGCGGCGTTGGCTTGATCGGCGGCATCGCGTTTGTTCGCAACATCAACGAAATCGCCTCGGTCATTGAGAAGATCACCGGGCAAGAAGTCTTTGACCCAACGGTCTACTACTTCACCGAGATCCCAACGATTCTGAACCCATTCACATTGGCTTGGGTGATGGCTGGTGCCGTGGCGATCGCCACCACCGCCAGCGTGCTGCCAGCGTTGCGGGCTGCCCGCATGCATCCGGTCGCCGCGTTGCGTTTCGAGTGA
- a CDS encoding DUF1570 domain-containing protein codes for MRGVLVACFVCVAASSSNVRADYAIYRIPGTDEVLVLEGAVNYNPGGTVTLRHPRGTLYFNARDLKVLETPTRESVYKKVSRELLQEETVDNYLELARWALQHGMLKECKSLLGDAWKLDSSDTRIRKLAALMAQMNRPVPSDPESEAAVRNLIGGSRMQVSRSRHFALFHNHYEEKDAATKMTRAEMRLELLEKVYESFFLTFALRGFYLKPPQEPLNSVLFKEHKDFLLMERRLQMDLKQLAGFYIREENISFFFDSGTSEMYARLVQMTEELEKQKELAKRTRSRNASAVIRTANSIALLVEIQHEGEDVGTVSHEAVHQLAANTGLFPRDGTPIRWIHEGLASYFESSKQAVWGGVGMVDSNRIDYYRALEGDTVRGSVDFIVSDFGFIVEAALGDQLPAYGQAWALTHFLFTERFEDLIRFYGKSRSVSADIPLDEKGRELIKVFNECFGDPVTLELEWRRYMRTLKTDIELLVEER; via the coding sequence ATGAGGGGCGTGTTGGTGGCGTGCTTCGTTTGCGTTGCCGCATCGTCATCGAACGTCCGAGCGGACTACGCGATTTATCGGATTCCAGGCACGGATGAGGTTTTGGTCCTGGAGGGCGCCGTCAATTACAACCCCGGCGGAACCGTCACTTTGCGACATCCTCGCGGGACGTTGTATTTCAATGCCCGAGATTTGAAGGTGCTGGAGACGCCGACTCGCGAATCGGTTTACAAAAAAGTTTCTCGGGAGTTGCTTCAGGAAGAAACCGTTGACAACTACCTGGAACTGGCCAGGTGGGCGTTGCAACACGGCATGCTGAAAGAATGCAAATCGCTGCTGGGCGATGCCTGGAAGCTCGATTCGTCGGATACTCGGATTCGCAAGTTGGCGGCTCTGATGGCACAGATGAATCGACCGGTCCCGAGCGATCCCGAAAGTGAAGCTGCCGTTCGCAATCTGATCGGTGGCAGCCGAATGCAGGTTTCGCGAAGTCGGCATTTTGCCTTGTTCCACAACCACTACGAGGAAAAGGATGCGGCGACCAAGATGACTCGCGCCGAGATGCGTTTGGAGTTATTGGAAAAGGTCTACGAGTCATTCTTCTTAACGTTCGCACTGCGTGGTTTCTATCTCAAACCGCCGCAAGAACCGTTGAACTCGGTGCTGTTCAAAGAGCACAAAGACTTTCTGCTGATGGAACGTCGGCTGCAGATGGATCTGAAGCAGCTCGCGGGGTTCTACATCCGCGAAGAAAACATATCGTTCTTCTTCGACTCGGGCACGTCGGAAATGTACGCTCGTTTGGTGCAAATGACGGAAGAGCTGGAGAAGCAAAAAGAGCTCGCCAAGCGGACGCGAAGCCGCAACGCGAGCGCAGTGATCCGCACCGCGAATTCGATTGCCTTGTTGGTCGAGATCCAACACGAAGGCGAAGATGTGGGGACCGTCTCGCACGAGGCCGTTCATCAATTGGCTGCCAACACAGGACTGTTCCCACGGGATGGCACGCCCATTCGATGGATCCATGAGGGTTTGGCGTCTTACTTCGAATCTTCTAAGCAAGCGGTTTGGGGCGGGGTCGGAATGGTGGACTCCAACCGCATCGACTACTACCGCGCGTTGGAAGGCGACACGGTTCGCGGGAGTGTGGATTTCATCGTCTCCGATTTCGGATTCATTGTGGAGGCGGCTTTGGGCGACCAGCTTCCCGCCTACGGACAGGCTTGGGCGTTGACGCACTTTCTCTTCACGGAACGTTTTGAAGATCTGATTCGTTTTTATGGCAAGTCGCGAAGCGTGTCGGCGGACATCCCTCTGGACGAAAAAGGCAGGGAACTGATCAAGGTTTTCAACGAGTGTTTCGGTGACCCGGTGACATTGGAATTGGAGTGGCGTCGCTACATGAGAACGCTGAAAACGGACATCGAACTGTTGGTGGAGGAACGATGA